One window from the genome of Spirosoma rhododendri encodes:
- the fbp gene encoding class 1 fructose-bisphosphatase, which yields MITFVDMPLPATTQSGQPNLALPVGTTLDRFILREQSAFPFATGELSQLLRDIALASKIINLEINRAGLIDVTGAAGTDNIQGESQQKLDVIANIRFIRALKNGGEVCAIISEEDDEMILTGNPNGKYVVAIDPLDGSSNIDVNVSIGTIFSIYRRVSPIGSEATMADFLQGGRKQAAAGYVLYGSSTILVFTTGQGVNGFTLDQSLGEYILSHTNMRQPHTGSIFSCNDGNVADYPDYVQTYLTSCRQHRMTGRYIGSLVADFHRNLIKGGIYLYPPTRQSPGGKLRLLYECFPMAFIAEQAGGRATDGRQLTLDVDPTELHQRSVLFVGSPDLIDKLLIS from the coding sequence ATGATTACCTTCGTTGATATGCCCCTACCCGCAACGACACAATCCGGCCAGCCGAACCTTGCTCTCCCTGTCGGTACCACCCTCGACCGCTTTATTCTGCGTGAACAGAGTGCATTCCCCTTTGCTACGGGCGAACTCTCGCAGTTGCTGCGCGACATTGCGCTGGCCAGCAAAATCATAAATCTGGAGATCAACCGAGCGGGGCTGATCGACGTGACGGGCGCGGCCGGTACCGATAATATTCAGGGCGAATCGCAGCAGAAACTCGATGTTATTGCCAACATCCGGTTCATCCGCGCCCTGAAAAACGGCGGAGAAGTCTGCGCGATTATCTCGGAAGAGGACGACGAGATGATTCTGACGGGCAATCCCAACGGCAAGTATGTGGTCGCCATCGACCCGCTCGACGGTTCGTCCAATATCGACGTCAACGTATCGATTGGGACCATTTTCTCCATCTACCGACGGGTGTCGCCTATTGGTTCGGAGGCTACGATGGCCGATTTTCTGCAAGGGGGGCGAAAGCAGGCAGCGGCTGGCTACGTGCTGTATGGCTCGTCGACGATTCTGGTTTTCACGACCGGGCAGGGCGTCAACGGCTTCACGCTCGATCAGTCGCTGGGTGAGTACATCCTGTCGCACACCAACATGCGCCAGCCGCACACCGGCTCGATCTTTTCGTGCAACGACGGCAACGTAGCCGACTACCCGGACTATGTGCAGACGTACCTGACCAGTTGTCGGCAGCACCGGATGACGGGCCGGTACATTGGTTCGCTCGTGGCTGATTTTCACCGTAATCTCATCAAAGGCGGCATCTACTTGTACCCGCCCACCCGCCAGTCGCCGGGCGGCAAACTCCGGCTGCTGTACGAGTGCTTTCCGATGGCGTTCATCGCCGAACAGGCCGGTGGGCGCGCCACCGACGGGCGGCAGCTCACCCTCGACGTCGACCCGACAGAGCTACACCAGCGGTCAGTTCTGTTCGTCGGCTCACCCGACCTGATCGATAAGTTACTGATCTCCTAA
- a CDS encoding Crp/Fnr family transcriptional regulator: MQSFLDLIPQGKLSDEAYHALASRIITRRVAKGEILLRKGDKMRKHYFVKSGLLRSYTLDDNGKEHIFMFAPEGWIISDIGWQVPGKEADLYIDAVESSEVEVVEDGLISPTDQPSEEAIQRLTNRIYVLQKRIILLMSASLRERYLDFLATYPAIAQRVPQKMIASYLGVTPEALSKIRGDLTKQDRHQ; this comes from the coding sequence ATGCAATCGTTTTTAGATCTTATTCCCCAGGGCAAGCTTTCGGATGAAGCGTATCACGCGTTGGCATCGCGGATCATTACCCGGCGGGTGGCTAAAGGGGAAATCCTGCTTAGGAAAGGCGATAAAATGAGAAAGCACTATTTTGTAAAATCCGGCCTGCTACGTAGCTATACCCTGGATGACAATGGGAAGGAGCATATTTTTATGTTTGCTCCAGAGGGTTGGATTATCAGTGATATTGGCTGGCAGGTACCGGGTAAGGAAGCGGATCTGTATATCGACGCCGTTGAAAGTTCGGAAGTAGAAGTAGTGGAAGACGGTCTGATTTCCCCAACAGATCAACCCAGCGAGGAAGCCATTCAGCGGTTGACCAATCGAATCTACGTGCTCCAGAAGCGGATTATTCTCCTGATGAGTGCAAGCCTGCGCGAGCGCTACCTTGATTTCCTGGCCACCTACCCGGCTATCGCGCAGCGGGTACCCCAAAAAATGATAGCCTCCTATTTGGGCGTTACCCCGGAAGCGCTGAGTAAGATACGCGGTGATCTTACCAAACAGGACAGACACCAGTAG